Proteins found in one Streptomyces sp. NBC_00461 genomic segment:
- a CDS encoding MlaE family ABC transporter permease, producing the protein MALLKSLEGLGSQLSFYGRSLAWTGRTVRRYKKEILRLLAEVSFGRGALAVVGGTVGVIAFLSFFTGTEVGLQGYAALNQLGTSNFVAFLSAYFNTREIAPLVAGLALSATVGAGFTAQLGAMRISEETDALEVMGVPSLPFLVTTRMIAGFVAVIPLYVIGLLSSYLAARTITTGYYGQSAGTYDHYFSQYLPPVDVLWSFGKVLVFAVLIILVHCFYGYHASGGPAGVGVAVGRAVRTSIVAINVLDFFLSLAIWGANTTVRIAG; encoded by the coding sequence ATGGCACTCCTGAAAAGTCTGGAGGGGCTGGGCAGCCAACTCTCCTTCTACGGCCGCTCGTTGGCCTGGACCGGCCGCACCGTGCGGCGCTACAAGAAGGAGATCCTGCGGCTGCTCGCCGAGGTGAGCTTCGGCCGTGGCGCGCTCGCGGTGGTGGGCGGCACGGTCGGTGTGATCGCCTTCCTGTCGTTCTTCACCGGCACGGAGGTGGGCCTGCAGGGCTACGCGGCCCTCAACCAGCTGGGCACCTCGAACTTCGTGGCCTTCCTCTCGGCGTACTTCAACACCCGGGAGATCGCACCGCTGGTGGCCGGGCTCGCGCTCTCCGCGACCGTCGGCGCCGGCTTCACCGCACAGCTGGGCGCCATGCGGATCAGCGAGGAGACCGACGCTCTGGAGGTCATGGGCGTGCCCTCGCTGCCGTTCCTGGTGACCACCCGGATGATCGCCGGGTTCGTCGCCGTGATCCCGCTGTACGTGATCGGGCTGCTGTCCTCGTACCTCGCCGCCCGCACGATCACCACCGGCTACTACGGGCAGTCGGCCGGCACCTACGACCACTACTTCTCCCAGTACCTGCCGCCGGTGGACGTCCTGTGGTCCTTCGGGAAGGTGCTCGTCTTCGCCGTCCTGATCATCCTCGTGCACTGCTTCTACGGCTACCACGCGAGCGGCGGCCCGGCGGGCGTCGGCGTCGCGGTGGGCCGCGCCGTGCGGACCTCGATCGTGGCGATCAACGTCCTGGACTTCTTCCTGTCGCTCGCGATCTGGGGCGCCAACACGACCGTACGGATTGCGGGGTGA
- a CDS encoding MlaE family ABC transporter permease — MRVSPTGALRQSGNLFAMALDVVRTMPRRPFQAREFIQQAWFVASVTILPTALVSIPFGAVIALQIGSLTRQLGAQSFSGAASVLAVLREASPIVTALLIAGAGGTAICADLGARKIREEIDAMQVLGIDPIHRLVVPRVLASMVVAVLLNGLVSVVGVAGGYFFNVVLQNGTPGAYLASFTTLAQLSDLWAAEVKALVFGALAAIVASYKGLTAKGGPKGVGDAVNQSVVITFMLLFVTNFVMTAVYFQVVPQRG; from the coding sequence ATGAGAGTGTCGCCGACCGGAGCGCTGCGGCAGTCGGGGAACCTGTTCGCGATGGCGCTGGACGTCGTCCGTACGATGCCCCGACGGCCGTTCCAGGCCAGGGAGTTCATCCAGCAGGCCTGGTTCGTCGCGAGCGTCACCATCCTGCCGACCGCGCTCGTGTCCATTCCCTTCGGCGCGGTCATCGCCCTGCAGATCGGCAGCCTCACGCGGCAGCTCGGCGCCCAGTCCTTCTCCGGGGCGGCGTCCGTGCTGGCGGTGCTGCGCGAGGCCTCGCCGATCGTCACCGCACTGCTGATCGCGGGCGCGGGCGGCACGGCGATCTGCGCGGACCTCGGGGCGCGGAAGATCCGCGAGGAGATCGACGCGATGCAGGTGCTGGGCATCGATCCCATCCACCGGCTCGTCGTGCCGCGCGTACTCGCGTCCATGGTCGTGGCGGTGCTGCTCAACGGCCTGGTGTCGGTGGTCGGTGTCGCCGGCGGCTACTTCTTCAACGTCGTTCTGCAGAACGGCACTCCGGGCGCCTACCTCGCCTCCTTCACCACCCTCGCCCAGCTCTCCGACCTGTGGGCGGCCGAGGTCAAGGCGCTGGTGTTCGGGGCTCTCGCGGCAATCGTCGCCTCGTACAAGGGACTTACGGCGAAAGGCGGTCCCAAGGGTGTGGGCGACGCCGTGAACCAGTCGGTGGTGATCACCTTCATGTTGCTGTTCGTGACGAACTTCGTGATGACCGCGGTGTACTTCCAGGTCGTCCCGCAGAGGGGCTGA
- a CDS encoding ABC transporter ATP-binding protein, with product MGVEICVEGLTKSFGHQVIWQDVSLTLPAGEVSVLLGPSGTGKSVFLKTLVGLLKPDRGSVKVAGRDITRLREHELYEVRKLFGVLFQDGALFGSMNLYDNIAFPLREHTRRSESQIRHIVLEKMDMVGLIGSEGKLPGEISGGMRKRAGLARALVLDPEIILFDEPDSGLDPVRVAYLNQLIVDLNAQIDATFLIVTHDIASARQVPDNIGLLFRRELVMFGPREELLTSDEPVVRQFLNGRMQGPIGMAEEKDAAQVEQELAQLGDRTQTPGSQALTPRLLPGPGILRPPRWDAIAEREAELRRRKAVADV from the coding sequence ATGGGTGTCGAGATCTGTGTGGAAGGGCTGACCAAGTCCTTCGGGCACCAGGTCATCTGGCAGGACGTCTCGCTGACGCTGCCCGCCGGGGAGGTCTCGGTCCTGCTCGGCCCCTCCGGCACGGGCAAGTCGGTGTTCCTCAAGACGCTCGTGGGGCTGCTGAAGCCGGACCGCGGAAGCGTGAAGGTCGCGGGCCGGGACATCACGAGGCTCCGCGAGCACGAGCTCTACGAGGTGCGGAAGCTGTTCGGCGTGCTGTTCCAGGACGGCGCGCTGTTCGGTTCGATGAATCTCTACGACAACATCGCGTTCCCGCTGCGCGAGCACACCCGCAGGTCCGAGAGCCAGATCCGGCACATCGTGCTGGAGAAGATGGACATGGTCGGGCTGATCGGTTCGGAGGGGAAGCTGCCCGGCGAGATATCCGGCGGGATGCGGAAGCGGGCCGGGCTCGCCCGGGCCCTCGTCCTCGATCCCGAGATCATCCTCTTCGACGAACCCGACTCCGGCCTCGACCCCGTCCGCGTCGCCTATCTCAACCAGCTCATCGTCGACCTCAACGCCCAGATCGACGCGACCTTCCTGATCGTCACCCACGACATCGCCTCGGCGCGCCAAGTACCGGACAACATCGGGCTGTTGTTCCGGCGCGAACTGGTGATGTTCGGACCGCGCGAGGAGCTGCTGACCAGTGACGAACCGGTCGTGCGGCAGTTCCTGAACGGGCGGATGCAGGGCCCGATCGGCATGGCGGAGGAGAAGGATGCCGCCCAGGTCGAGCAGGAGCTGGCGCAACTGGGTGACCGCACACAGACTCCCGGCAGCCAGGCTCTGACTCCCCGCCTGCTGCCGGGGCCGGGCATCCTCCGCCCACCCCGCTGGGACGCGATCGCCGAGCGCGAGGCGGAGCTGCGTCGCCGGAAGGCGGTGGCGGACGTATGA
- a CDS encoding sigma-70 family RNA polymerase sigma factor, producing the protein MEAADERWQRMWSHREQLLKVARRRSMSREDAEDAVHEAMLRAAERPDLDDERLGAWLTTVTMRLCVDRYRQVNREAEVRVSPTLIAPGPVPVEEAVCDRAEARWLAVRSGELPARQAEALRLKSEDLDVGQVAVKMGLSYRTVESLLARARRTLRNSLAATLGFLLFLLGRGRLKAGGKAQAVAVASTAATLAVAGLVLPYALDGGGGARTAPRPSVAPGAGALRTEATGTARTRRSPEPSATTATPRTAGSSGDGSRAVPLSVPPLPQVSAPAVPQVPKVSGVPALPKVTDLPDLPSTPADSAVPSLPSVSLPTPTLSALPSVP; encoded by the coding sequence ATGGAAGCCGCAGACGAGCGTTGGCAGCGTATGTGGAGCCACCGCGAGCAGCTGCTCAAGGTGGCCCGGCGCAGGTCGATGAGCCGGGAGGACGCCGAGGACGCCGTGCACGAGGCGATGCTGCGCGCCGCGGAACGGCCCGATCTGGACGACGAGCGGCTCGGTGCGTGGCTGACGACGGTGACCATGCGGCTGTGCGTCGACCGGTACCGCCAGGTCAACCGCGAGGCCGAGGTCCGCGTCAGCCCGACGCTGATCGCGCCTGGTCCGGTGCCGGTGGAGGAGGCGGTGTGCGACCGGGCCGAAGCCAGGTGGCTGGCGGTGCGCAGCGGTGAGCTGCCCGCCCGGCAGGCGGAGGCGCTGCGGCTGAAGTCCGAGGACCTGGACGTCGGCCAGGTCGCCGTGAAGATGGGGCTCAGCTACCGCACGGTCGAGTCGCTGCTCGCCCGGGCCCGACGGACCCTGCGCAACTCCCTCGCCGCGACGCTCGGTTTCCTTCTCTTCCTGCTGGGCCGGGGGCGCCTCAAGGCCGGCGGCAAGGCGCAGGCCGTGGCGGTCGCGTCGACGGCGGCGACGCTGGCGGTGGCGGGCCTGGTGCTGCCGTATGCGCTGGACGGGGGCGGCGGTGCCAGGACGGCGCCGCGTCCGTCGGTGGCTCCCGGCGCGGGAGCCCTGCGGACCGAGGCCACCGGCACGGCCCGCACCCGGCGGTCACCCGAACCCTCGGCCACGACGGCCACTCCCCGGACGGCCGGCTCGTCCGGCGACGGATCCCGTGCCGTACCGCTGTCCGTGCCGCCCCTGCCGCAGGTGTCGGCGCCGGCGGTCCCGCAGGTGCCCAAGGTCTCCGGGGTTCCCGCGCTGCCGAAGGTGACGGACCTGCCCGACCTGCCTTCGACGCCGGCCGACTCGGCTGTTCCCTCCCTTCCGTCCGTCTCCCTCCCCACTCCGACCCTGAGCGCACTCCCGTCGGTCCCGTAG
- a CDS encoding lytic transglycosylase domain-containing protein: protein MAGQRVRRVRGTAVAAAAMAALTASQAPGAAEARASVPARETAEHGPSVSGDTPYRTDLPPLTRRHKGADAGTGTASAAGGTVPATVFAAYRHAEAELARTAPGCGLRWQLLAAIGRVESGQADGGRVTADGTTVTPILGPRLDGGAFAVVRDTDGGAYDGDAVYDRAVGPMQFIPSTWARWGADGNGDGRAVPGNVFDAALAAGRYLCAGGRDLSEAAGLDAAILGYNHSAVYLRTVRAWYGYFLEGHRVVPDGHGSGSGPVEATSRPSKRPKSAHPKSTAKPTPTPRSGASPSPAPASATPSNSPSAPGTSSEPVAPVPTPSIELPVGDVLPSTGL from the coding sequence GTGGCAGGGCAGAGGGTCAGACGTGTCAGGGGTACGGCGGTCGCGGCGGCGGCGATGGCGGCGCTGACCGCGTCGCAGGCACCGGGGGCGGCCGAGGCGCGGGCCTCCGTGCCGGCCCGGGAGACCGCCGAGCACGGTCCCAGCGTGTCCGGTGACACTCCGTACCGCACCGATCTCCCGCCGCTCACGCGCAGGCACAAGGGTGCGGACGCGGGAACGGGCACGGCATCGGCGGCCGGCGGCACGGTGCCCGCCACCGTCTTCGCCGCCTACCGGCACGCGGAGGCGGAACTCGCGCGCACCGCGCCCGGCTGCGGACTGCGCTGGCAGCTGCTGGCCGCGATCGGCCGGGTGGAGTCGGGCCAGGCGGACGGCGGCCGGGTCACCGCCGACGGCACGACGGTGACGCCGATCCTCGGTCCCAGGCTCGACGGCGGCGCCTTCGCCGTCGTACGGGACACCGACGGTGGTGCGTACGACGGGGACGCGGTGTACGACCGGGCGGTGGGGCCGATGCAGTTCATCCCGTCGACGTGGGCGCGGTGGGGTGCGGACGGGAACGGCGACGGGCGGGCGGTCCCGGGCAACGTGTTCGACGCGGCGCTCGCCGCGGGGCGGTATCTGTGTGCGGGCGGGCGTGATCTGTCCGAGGCCGCCGGGCTGGACGCGGCGATCCTCGGCTACAACCACTCGGCGGTGTATCTGCGGACGGTGCGGGCCTGGTACGGGTACTTCCTGGAGGGGCATCGGGTGGTGCCGGACGGCCACGGCTCCGGCTCCGGCCCCGTGGAGGCGACCTCGCGGCCCTCGAAGCGCCCGAAGTCTGCGCATCCGAAATCCACGGCGAAGCCGACGCCGACGCCTCGTTCCGGCGCCTCCCCGTCCCCCGCGCCGGCCTCCGCGACGCCCTCCAACTCCCCTTCGGCGCCCGGGACATCGTCGGAACCCGTCGCGCCCGTACCCACCCCGAGCATCGAACTTCCCGTCGGTGACGTGCTCCCCAGCACCGGCCTCTGA
- a CDS encoding MerR family transcriptional regulator encodes MDLQRDLWILVFATHPDHAITLFHDQAENLADPTLRQLFLAYDHAHDLDPDDPRIDDLARRIAEAHRERYGPDEAPQLDTASEIPALIQGTVNASSPAWHRLGTLIRAQLDA; translated from the coding sequence GTGGACCTGCAACGCGACCTGTGGATCCTCGTGTTCGCCACCCACCCGGACCACGCGATCACCCTGTTTCACGACCAAGCCGAGAACTTGGCCGACCCGACGCTACGGCAGCTCTTCCTCGCCTACGACCACGCGCACGACCTCGACCCCGACGACCCCCGCATCGACGACCTCGCCCGACGGATCGCCGAGGCACATCGGGAACGCTACGGACCCGACGAAGCGCCCCAGCTGGATACAGCCTCCGAGATCCCGGCGCTCATCCAGGGCACGGTCAACGCCTCGTCCCCGGCATGGCATCGACTCGGCACACTCATTCGCGCACAACTGGACGCGTGA
- a CDS encoding APC family permease: protein MVTAERPPPRLRAWMLEGLSDMGKTGGHTGPHAEPEPPHKGQRWWRVMCLTGVDYFSTLGYQPGIAALAAGLLSPIATIVLVVVTLAGALPVYRRVAEESPHGEGSIAMLERLLSFWKGKLFVLTLLGFAATDFLITITLSAADASTHLVENPHLTSTLHDKQMLITLILVALLGAVFLKGFLEAIGVAVVLVGVYLALNVVVVIVGLWHVGAAGHVVTDWSSALTAEHGNVFAMIGVSLLVFPKLALGLSGFETGVAVMPHVKGDNSDTEESPKGRIRDTKKLLTSAATIMSVFLIATSFITTWLIPEKEFEPGGKANGRALAYLAHEYLGGAFGTVYDVSTIAILWFAGASAMAGLLNLMPRYLPRYGMAPHWARAVRPMVIVFTLIGFLVTWLFNANVDAQGGAYATGVLVLMSSAAIAVTIAARRAHQRGWTIGFATVSAVLLYVTGANVVERPDGVKIGACFIAGIILVSLLSRLARAFELRVTSVTLDDMAERFVRDIASRKIRFLANEPDRRDKAKYRDKIEQIRNDNDLPEQEDFVFVEVTVTDPSEFEADLTVRGEVLHNRYRVLTLESSSIPNALAALLLHVRDTTGCIPHMYFEWTEGGPFANFLRFFLFGQGEVAPVTREVLREAEPDRARRPRVHTG, encoded by the coding sequence ATGGTCACTGCCGAACGCCCACCGCCACGTCTGCGTGCGTGGATGCTGGAGGGCCTGTCCGACATGGGCAAGACCGGCGGCCACACGGGGCCCCATGCCGAGCCGGAGCCCCCGCACAAGGGTCAGCGCTGGTGGCGCGTGATGTGCCTGACCGGTGTGGACTACTTCTCCACTCTCGGCTACCAGCCCGGCATCGCGGCCCTCGCGGCAGGACTGCTCTCCCCGATCGCGACCATCGTGCTCGTCGTGGTCACGCTGGCCGGCGCCCTGCCGGTCTACCGTCGGGTGGCCGAGGAGAGCCCCCACGGCGAGGGCTCCATCGCGATGCTGGAGCGGCTGCTGTCCTTCTGGAAGGGCAAGCTGTTCGTCCTCACCCTGCTCGGGTTCGCGGCGACCGACTTCCTGATCACCATCACCCTGTCGGCCGCCGACGCCTCAACCCACCTGGTCGAGAACCCGCACCTGACCAGCACCCTGCACGACAAGCAGATGCTGATCACGCTCATCCTCGTCGCCCTCCTCGGGGCGGTGTTCCTCAAGGGCTTCCTGGAGGCCATCGGCGTCGCGGTCGTCCTCGTGGGCGTCTACCTCGCGCTGAATGTCGTGGTCGTCATCGTCGGCCTGTGGCACGTCGGCGCCGCGGGCCATGTGGTTACCGACTGGTCGAGCGCTTTGACAGCCGAGCACGGAAACGTGTTCGCGATGATCGGTGTGTCCCTGCTGGTCTTCCCCAAGCTGGCACTCGGCCTGTCCGGCTTCGAGACCGGCGTCGCCGTCATGCCCCATGTGAAGGGCGACAACAGCGACACGGAGGAGAGCCCCAAGGGGCGTATCCGCGACACCAAGAAACTGCTCACGTCCGCCGCGACCATCATGAGCGTCTTCCTGATCGCGACCAGCTTCATCACCACATGGCTGATCCCGGAGAAGGAGTTCGAGCCCGGCGGTAAGGCCAACGGCCGCGCCCTGGCCTATCTGGCGCACGAGTACCTGGGCGGCGCCTTCGGCACGGTCTACGACGTCTCGACCATCGCGATCCTGTGGTTCGCCGGCGCCTCCGCCATGGCCGGACTGCTCAACCTGATGCCGCGCTACCTGCCCCGCTACGGCATGGCCCCGCACTGGGCCCGCGCCGTGCGCCCGATGGTGATCGTCTTCACCCTGATCGGCTTCCTGGTCACCTGGCTCTTCAACGCCAACGTCGACGCCCAGGGCGGCGCCTACGCCACCGGCGTCCTGGTGCTGATGTCCTCGGCCGCGATCGCCGTGACCATCGCCGCCCGCCGCGCCCACCAGCGGGGCTGGACCATCGGCTTCGCCACCGTCTCGGCGGTCCTCCTGTACGTCACCGGGGCAAACGTCGTCGAGCGCCCCGACGGCGTGAAGATCGGCGCCTGCTTCATCGCCGGCATCATCCTGGTCTCCCTGCTCTCCCGGCTGGCCCGCGCCTTCGAGCTGCGCGTCACCAGCGTGACGCTCGACGACATGGCGGAACGATTCGTCCGGGACATTGCCAGCCGCAAGATCCGTTTCCTCGCCAACGAGCCCGACCGGCGCGACAAGGCCAAGTACCGGGACAAGATCGAACAGATCCGCAACGACAACGATCTCCCCGAGCAGGAGGACTTCGTCTTCGTCGAGGTGACGGTCACCGACCCCTCCGAGTTCGAGGCGGATCTCACCGTGCGCGGCGAGGTCCTGCACAACCGCTACCGGGTACTGACCCTGGAGTCCTCCTCCATCCCCAACGCCCTCGCCGCCCTCCTCCTCCACGTCCGCGACACGACGGGCTGCATCCCGCACATGTACTTCGAGTGGACCGAGGGCGGCCCCTTCGCCAACTTCCTGCGCTTCTTCCTCTTCGGTCAGGGCGAGGTCGCCCCGGTCACCCGCGAGGTCCTGCGCGAGGCGGAACCCGACCGAGCCCGCCGCCCGCGCGTCCACACCGGCTGA
- a CDS encoding aminotransferase class I/II-fold pyridoxal phosphate-dependent enzyme, producing the protein MTTTVPATPTQAGPDDGRQADAREKDIMRFRTVSGPDLTNRNDAYLAWQLDRQQADLWPYFRRYDTALTTRATVVSDAGVITEGPNFGGQDYLSLTGHPTVLDAAHQALRDYGPLTAGSPALGGATPISQALETGLAEALRTNHVALFPTGWASGFGTIRALMHRRDHILLDKLSHDSLRQGAAASGATVEFFRHLDNDAVRRHLAGIRATDTTNAVLVVTEGVFSMDSDTPQLAELLGICREYGAQLMVDVAHDFGAMGEFGGGQLEVHGILGEVDFVVGAFSKTFATTGGFLATPSASAREYVRMFGGPQTFSSAITPVQTAVALASLGIVTSPEGSRRRAAVAAVATRLREGLTARGLEVMGDVVCPVVPVLIGDTPTGRTASGLIARAGLIAHLVEQPAVASDAARFRMQAMADHSDDDVDSAVDILDTCIRAARRATAATR; encoded by the coding sequence ATGACGACCACAGTGCCCGCCACCCCCACACAGGCCGGGCCGGACGACGGCCGGCAGGCCGATGCCCGCGAGAAGGACATCATGCGGTTCCGCACGGTGTCCGGACCCGATCTCACCAACCGGAACGACGCCTACCTCGCCTGGCAGCTCGACCGCCAACAGGCGGACCTGTGGCCGTACTTCCGCCGCTACGACACCGCCCTGACCACCCGCGCCACCGTCGTCTCCGACGCCGGCGTGATCACCGAGGGACCCAACTTCGGCGGCCAGGACTACCTTTCGCTCACCGGCCACCCCACCGTCCTCGACGCCGCCCACCAGGCCCTGCGCGACTACGGTCCGCTCACCGCCGGCTCCCCGGCCCTGGGCGGCGCGACCCCGATCAGCCAGGCGCTGGAGACCGGGCTGGCCGAGGCCCTGCGCACCAACCACGTCGCCCTCTTCCCCACCGGCTGGGCATCCGGCTTCGGCACCATCCGGGCCCTGATGCACCGCCGCGACCACATCCTGCTCGACAAGCTCTCCCACGACTCCCTGCGCCAGGGCGCCGCCGCCAGCGGCGCGACCGTGGAGTTCTTCCGCCACCTCGACAACGACGCCGTACGGCGCCACCTCGCGGGCATCCGTGCCACCGACACCACGAATGCCGTCCTCGTCGTCACCGAGGGCGTGTTCTCCATGGACTCCGACACCCCGCAGCTGGCCGAACTACTCGGCATCTGCCGCGAATACGGCGCACAGCTGATGGTCGACGTCGCCCATGACTTCGGTGCCATGGGCGAGTTCGGCGGCGGCCAGCTGGAGGTGCACGGCATCCTCGGCGAGGTCGACTTCGTGGTCGGCGCCTTCTCCAAGACCTTCGCCACCACCGGCGGCTTCCTGGCCACTCCTTCGGCGTCCGCGCGGGAGTACGTGCGGATGTTCGGCGGCCCACAGACCTTCTCCAGCGCCATCACCCCCGTACAGACCGCGGTGGCCCTCGCGTCCCTGGGCATCGTGACCTCACCCGAGGGCTCCCGGCGCCGGGCGGCGGTCGCAGCCGTCGCCACCCGGCTGCGCGAGGGTCTGACAGCCCGCGGCCTGGAGGTCATGGGCGACGTGGTCTGCCCAGTCGTCCCGGTCCTCATCGGCGACACCCCCACCGGCCGCACGGCCTCCGGCCTCATCGCCCGCGCCGGCCTCATCGCCCACCTCGTCGAGCAACCTGCCGTCGCCTCCGACGCGGCCCGCTTCCGCATGCAGGCCATGGCGGACCACAGCGACGACGACGTCGACAGCGCGGTCGACATCCTCGACACCTGCATACGCGCGGCCCGGCGAGCCACCGCCGCCACCCGCTGA